From the genome of Streptacidiphilus rugosus AM-16, one region includes:
- a CDS encoding ATP-grasp domain-containing protein, whose amino-acid sequence MSDIVLLTGRTMPREVSENDLLADELRTLGVRAEIQPWDEPLDWSEHGIAVVRTTWDYWDRLDEFLAWAERTRKQTTLHNPAEVIVWNHHKGYLVGLGESGVPVIPTRLLRAGSGAAEIATALAEFDERHGGVELVAKPAVSAGARGALRTRADHPEAAAHLRELVAKGDALLQPLAESVLTRGETSLVFFGQEFSHAVRKVPAGGEYRIHEHHGGSVQPHAPTEAELAAARLALASAPARTAYGRVDLVELSEGPAVMELELIEPELFLPYADGATARYARHLAALLP is encoded by the coding sequence ATGTCCGACATCGTCCTGCTCACCGGCCGCACCATGCCCCGCGAGGTCTCCGAGAACGACCTGCTGGCAGACGAGTTGCGGACCCTCGGCGTCAGGGCGGAGATCCAGCCCTGGGACGAGCCGCTGGACTGGAGCGAGCACGGTATCGCCGTCGTCCGCACCACCTGGGACTACTGGGACCGGCTCGACGAGTTCCTCGCGTGGGCCGAGCGGACCCGGAAGCAGACGACGCTGCACAACCCCGCCGAGGTCATCGTCTGGAACCACCACAAGGGCTACCTCGTCGGACTGGGCGAGTCGGGCGTCCCGGTGATACCCACGCGACTGCTCCGCGCGGGTTCGGGCGCAGCGGAGATCGCCACTGCCCTGGCCGAGTTCGACGAGCGGCACGGCGGCGTCGAGCTCGTCGCCAAGCCCGCCGTCTCGGCCGGCGCGCGCGGCGCCCTGCGCACCCGCGCCGACCACCCCGAGGCCGCCGCGCACCTGCGGGAGCTCGTCGCGAAGGGCGACGCCCTGCTGCAGCCGCTCGCCGAGTCCGTGCTGACCCGGGGCGAGACCTCGCTGGTCTTCTTCGGTCAGGAGTTCAGCCACGCCGTCCGCAAGGTGCCGGCCGGTGGTGAGTACCGCATCCACGAGCACCACGGCGGCAGCGTGCAGCCGCACGCCCCCACGGAGGCCGAACTCGCCGCCGCCCGGCTCGCGTTGGCGTCGGCTCCGGCGCGGACCGCCTACGGGCGGGTCGATCTGGTCGAGCTCTCGGAGGGACCGGCCGTGATGGAGCTGGAACTCATCGAACCAGAGCTGTTCCTCCCCTACGCGGACGGCGCGACGGCCCGCTACGCCCGGCACCTCGCGGCGCTGCTGCCGTGA
- a CDS encoding 4'-phosphopantetheinyl transferase family protein: MTGAVTGAVTGAATGTPVEVWLLDARRPVPGLDAEAIDTLLDTQERSRAAAFVRESDRVLYRVAHAALRTVLATRTGLAGSGLRFSREPCPCCGEPHGRPRLESPDGPQFSLSHGGDLVMIGLARSATPIGVDVEPLPSPEVTLELTHLLHPWEQDELGAGRADAADRTPDPEAFARIWTRKEAYLKGLGTGLGRDPSEDYTGEAEPASLPAGWALATVPAGPAHAAALAVRAAAVEITLHSSLR, encoded by the coding sequence GTGACCGGAGCTGTCACCGGGGCCGTCACCGGAGCCGCCACCGGCACGCCGGTCGAGGTCTGGCTGCTGGACGCGCGCCGACCGGTGCCGGGCCTGGATGCCGAGGCGATCGACACCCTGCTCGACACGCAGGAGCGGTCACGCGCGGCCGCGTTCGTCCGCGAGAGCGACCGCGTGCTCTACCGCGTCGCCCACGCGGCCCTGCGCACGGTGCTCGCGACCCGGACCGGACTGGCCGGGTCCGGTCTTCGCTTCTCGCGCGAGCCGTGTCCCTGTTGCGGTGAGCCGCACGGCCGCCCGCGCCTAGAGAGCCCGGACGGGCCGCAGTTCTCGCTCTCGCACGGCGGCGATCTGGTGATGATCGGCCTGGCCCGGAGCGCCACACCGATCGGCGTAGACGTCGAGCCGCTCCCTTCACCCGAGGTGACGCTCGAACTCACGCACCTGCTGCACCCCTGGGAGCAGGACGAGCTCGGCGCGGGGCGGGCGGACGCCGCCGACCGGACTCCCGACCCCGAGGCGTTCGCGCGCATCTGGACGCGGAAGGAGGCCTACCTGAAGGGCCTCGGGACCGGACTGGGTCGCGACCCCTCCGAGGACTACACCGGCGAGGCCGAACCAGCCTCTCTGCCTGCGGGTTGGGCTCTCGCCACGGTTCCGGCCGGACCAGCCCACGCCGCCGCCCTCGCGGTCCGCGCCGCCGCCGTGGAGATCACCCTGCACAGCTCGCTGCGCTGA
- a CDS encoding MOSC domain-containing protein codes for MKLLSVNVGRPRPNPWKGLEATGIDKRPVEGPVAVCTPGPKGTGAVGLAGDRVYDVKHHGGDDQAVYAYAREHLDGWEPELGRPLRNGEFGENLTTAGLDVNEALIGERWRIGSDVVLEVSCPRIPCATFQGRLRREGWIRRFTEAARPGAYLRVLQPGEIRAGDSVEVLQRPDHDVTIALSFRALTLEPDLLPRLLVAEAFPARELERVRRRLA; via the coding sequence ATGAAGCTGCTCTCCGTCAACGTCGGCCGACCCCGCCCCAACCCGTGGAAGGGGCTGGAGGCGACGGGCATCGACAAGCGGCCCGTCGAGGGGCCGGTCGCCGTCTGCACGCCGGGCCCGAAGGGGACCGGCGCGGTCGGGCTCGCGGGTGACCGGGTGTACGACGTCAAGCACCACGGCGGCGACGACCAGGCGGTCTACGCCTACGCCCGCGAGCACCTCGACGGCTGGGAGCCGGAGCTGGGCCGTCCGTTGCGCAACGGCGAGTTCGGGGAGAACCTCACCACCGCGGGGCTGGACGTCAACGAGGCGCTGATCGGCGAGCGTTGGCGGATCGGGTCGGACGTCGTGCTGGAGGTGTCCTGTCCGCGGATCCCGTGTGCGACCTTCCAGGGCCGGCTGCGCCGTGAGGGCTGGATCAGGCGGTTCACCGAGGCCGCCAGGCCGGGCGCCTACCTGCGGGTGCTCCAGCCGGGCGAGATCCGCGCGGGCGACAGCGTGGAGGTCCTGCAGCGGCCCGACCACGACGTCACGATCGCGCTCTCCTTCCGGGCGTTGACGCTTGAGCCGGACCTGCTGCCGCGTCTGCTCGTCGCCGAGGCGTTCCCGGCGAGGGAGCTGGAACGTGTCCGCAGGCGCCTGGCCTGA
- a CDS encoding NEW3 domain-containing protein, whose protein sequence is MRKTWAALVATALSAASLAAVPLAATPAVALDNGLALTPPMGWNDWNAFGCDVSEKLVEQTADKIVASGLKDAGYTYVNIDDCWLTHSRDANGALVPDPVKFPDGIKGVADYVHAKGLKLGIYESAGTLTCAGYPGSLGHEQQDAASFASWGVDYLKYDNCYNQGVPSLQRYTAMRDALAATGRPIVYSLCNWGNENVASWGSGVGNLWRTTGDIDPSFGDMLWNFHQNVQLAAGAGPGAWNDPDMLEVGNGMTAAEDRSEFSLWAEMAAPLISGADLRTAGADTLSIYANREVIAVDQDRLGRQGTPVTLAGGHDVLAKPLADGSVAVTLFNENAGRATIATSAAAVGLPAAKGYVLRDLWAHSSTSAGAAGTIAASVPGHGTVMYRVTPTDRPGALAPASVLETTAPEFTSGSSATVTSTYTDDGAAAVTDLRLGITAPTGWTVKPLTAVHFARVGGGRMAIAAFRVTAPAIPSAPIAKVTLTGTARAHWPGGTEQLGSPNLAEVPSTVQAPFRTFTDTTAVFGQLGGDLAIDGAGADLYGSTDQYSAVYRPGAEHDGSTTVVELTAQAATSDWAKAGIMVRNDITAADSSPGYLILAEAPGKGYVLQWDSDGDGQLDSNSAPADQGSGSAVYPSWLKLVRNGPVFTGFYSTDDSSWTQVGQVTVPGTAATQDVGVFTSSHSDGTRGESDFSGFAQS, encoded by the coding sequence ATGCGCAAGACGTGGGCCGCGCTGGTCGCGACCGCACTCTCCGCGGCGTCACTCGCCGCCGTTCCCCTGGCCGCCACCCCGGCGGTCGCGCTCGACAACGGGCTGGCGCTCACCCCGCCCATGGGCTGGAACGACTGGAACGCCTTCGGCTGCGACGTCAGCGAGAAACTGGTCGAGCAGACCGCCGACAAGATCGTCGCAAGCGGTCTCAAGGACGCCGGCTACACCTACGTCAACATCGACGACTGCTGGCTGACGCACAGTCGGGACGCGAACGGGGCGCTGGTTCCCGACCCCGTCAAGTTCCCCGACGGGATCAAGGGCGTCGCGGACTACGTCCACGCGAAGGGCCTCAAGCTCGGCATCTACGAGAGCGCGGGCACGCTCACCTGCGCCGGCTATCCGGGCAGCCTCGGCCACGAGCAGCAGGACGCGGCGAGCTTCGCCTCCTGGGGCGTCGACTACCTCAAGTACGACAACTGCTACAACCAGGGCGTCCCCTCGCTCCAGCGCTACACCGCCATGCGCGACGCCCTGGCCGCCACCGGCCGGCCCATCGTCTACAGCCTGTGCAACTGGGGCAACGAGAACGTCGCCTCCTGGGGTTCCGGCGTCGGCAACCTCTGGCGCACCACCGGGGACATCGACCCCTCCTTCGGCGACATGCTCTGGAACTTCCACCAGAACGTGCAGCTGGCCGCCGGGGCCGGGCCGGGGGCGTGGAACGACCCGGACATGCTGGAGGTCGGTAACGGGATGACCGCGGCCGAGGACCGCAGCGAGTTCTCCCTCTGGGCCGAGATGGCCGCCCCGTTGATCTCCGGGGCCGATCTGCGCACCGCCGGTGCGGACACCCTGTCGATCTACGCCAACCGCGAGGTCATCGCCGTCGACCAGGACCGGCTCGGCCGGCAGGGTACCCCGGTCACCCTCGCGGGCGGCCACGACGTCCTGGCCAAGCCGTTGGCCGACGGCAGCGTCGCCGTGACGCTGTTCAACGAGAACGCGGGCCGGGCGACCATCGCGACCAGCGCCGCGGCCGTGGGCCTGCCCGCGGCCAAGGGGTATGTGCTGCGGGATCTCTGGGCGCACAGCAGCACCTCGGCGGGCGCCGCCGGAACCATCGCCGCTTCGGTGCCCGGCCACGGAACGGTCATGTACCGGGTGACGCCCACGGACCGACCCGGCGCCCTCGCACCCGCCTCCGTGCTGGAGACGACCGCACCGGAGTTCACCAGCGGCAGCTCCGCCACGGTCACCTCGACCTACACCGACGACGGCGCCGCCGCCGTCACCGACCTGCGGCTCGGCATCACGGCTCCCACCGGATGGACCGTCAAGCCGCTCACGGCGGTGCACTTCGCCAGGGTGGGCGGCGGCCGGATGGCGATCGCCGCCTTCAGGGTCACCGCGCCGGCGATCCCGAGCGCGCCGATAGCGAAGGTCACCCTGACCGGCACGGCCCGTGCCCACTGGCCCGGCGGGACGGAGCAGCTCGGCTCGCCCAACCTCGCCGAGGTCCCCTCCACGGTGCAGGCGCCGTTCCGGACCTTCACCGACACCACCGCCGTCTTCGGCCAGTTGGGCGGCGACCTCGCGATCGACGGCGCGGGCGCCGACCTCTACGGCAGCACCGACCAGTACAGCGCGGTCTACCGGCCGGGCGCCGAGCACGACGGCTCGACGACGGTCGTCGAGCTGACCGCCCAGGCCGCGACGAGCGACTGGGCCAAGGCGGGCATCATGGTGCGCAACGACATCACCGCGGCGGACAGTTCGCCCGGCTACCTGATCCTGGCCGAGGCCCCCGGCAAGGGCTACGTCCTGCAGTGGGACAGCGACGGCGACGGACAGCTCGACTCGAACAGCGCGCCGGCCGACCAGGGCAGCGGCAGCGCGGTCTACCCGTCCTGGCTCAAGCTGGTCCGGAACGGGCCCGTCTTCACCGGCTTCTACTCGACGGACGACAGCAGCTGGACCCAGGTCGGTCAGGTGACCGTTCCCGGCACCGCCGCGACGCAGGACGTCGGAGTGTTCACCAGCTCGCACAGCGACGGCACCCGTGGCGAGTCCGACTTCTCCGGCTTCGCCCAGAGTTGA
- a CDS encoding ABC transporter substrate-binding protein: MSVTRRGLLRGALLGAGAIALPSALTACGSSSGSGGSAGGAAGKTVSFGSNAAVPQPKGAYQSLFAQAQRETGLTVDVNWVDHNTFQQNITTYLQGNPQDVFNWFAGERMEFFAGQGLLHDVDEVWAGIGGNYTEAMKAQSKGPDGHYYFVPFDYYPWAVYYSRSLWQAKGYTEPTTWDEYIALARRMKRDGLIPIAFTDKDGWPAMGTFDYLNMRINGFDFHVELMRKGDRWNSPQVKAVFDQWAQLIPFYSPGFMGLTWQEGAQQILNKQAGMMVLGLDQIGTVFTGDKAADLGFFAFPEINPKYGQDAVEAPIDGFMMSHSPRNHDGAVRLLQYLGTARAQQTWLGSNPADIATADGVDASKYTQAQADSVKLIQKAAHISQFMDRDTRPDFADPVMLPAIQQFLNHPKDAASIIASIDKQATSIWAGNG, encoded by the coding sequence ATGTCGGTCACACGACGCGGACTGCTGCGCGGGGCACTGCTCGGAGCGGGCGCGATCGCGCTGCCCAGCGCGCTGACGGCGTGTGGGAGCAGCAGTGGGAGCGGCGGTTCCGCCGGTGGCGCCGCCGGCAAGACGGTCAGTTTCGGCTCCAACGCCGCAGTGCCGCAGCCGAAGGGGGCCTACCAGTCGCTCTTCGCCCAGGCACAGCGGGAGACCGGGCTGACGGTCGACGTCAACTGGGTGGACCACAACACCTTCCAGCAGAACATCACCACCTACCTGCAGGGCAACCCGCAGGACGTGTTCAACTGGTTCGCCGGCGAGCGCATGGAGTTCTTCGCCGGCCAGGGGCTGCTGCACGACGTCGACGAGGTCTGGGCCGGCATCGGCGGCAACTACACCGAGGCGATGAAGGCCCAGAGCAAGGGCCCTGACGGTCACTACTACTTCGTGCCCTTCGACTACTACCCCTGGGCCGTCTACTACAGCAGGAGCCTGTGGCAGGCGAAGGGGTACACCGAGCCCACCACCTGGGACGAGTACATCGCACTGGCCAGGAGGATGAAGCGCGACGGGCTGATCCCGATCGCCTTCACCGACAAGGACGGCTGGCCCGCGATGGGCACCTTCGACTACCTCAACATGCGCATCAACGGCTTCGACTTCCACGTCGAGCTGATGCGCAAGGGCGACCGGTGGAACTCGCCCCAGGTCAAGGCGGTCTTCGACCAGTGGGCGCAGCTGATCCCCTTCTACTCCCCCGGCTTCATGGGTCTGACCTGGCAGGAGGGCGCACAGCAGATCCTGAACAAGCAGGCGGGGATGATGGTGCTCGGACTCGACCAGATCGGCACCGTCTTCACCGGCGACAAGGCCGCCGACCTCGGCTTCTTCGCCTTCCCTGAGATCAACCCGAAGTACGGCCAGGACGCGGTCGAGGCGCCGATCGACGGCTTCATGATGTCCCACTCCCCCAGGAACCACGACGGCGCGGTCAGGCTGCTGCAGTACCTCGGCACCGCCCGGGCCCAGCAGACCTGGCTCGGCTCCAACCCTGCGGACATCGCCACCGCCGACGGGGTGGACGCGAGCAAGTACACCCAGGCCCAGGCCGACTCGGTGAAGCTGATCCAGAAGGCCGCCCACATCTCGCAGTTCATGGACCGCGACACCCGCCCGGACTTCGCCGACCCGGTGATGCTGCCGGCGATCCAGCAGTTCCTGAACCATCCCAAGGACGCGGCGTCGATCATCGCGAGCATCGACAAGCAGGCCACCTCGATCTGGGCCGGCAACGGATGA